One genomic region from Syngnathus typhle isolate RoL2023-S1 ecotype Sweden linkage group LG17, RoL_Styp_1.0, whole genome shotgun sequence encodes:
- the smim22 gene encoding small integral membrane protein 22 isoform X1 codes for MCGQSSTMGQGSTHEDFESQFNDVISRLESKQFFQSEWDIGFGVVFLVFIGLIVLLVLLVLIRCCCCCCDEKPKRQRVGIENMCLEP; via the exons ATGTGTGGG cAAAGCAGTACTATGGGACAAGGAAGCACCCACGAGGACTTTGAGAGTCAGTTCAATGATGTTATTTCCAGACTGGAGTCCAAACAGTTCTTTCAGTCTGAATGGGACATTGGTTTTGGTGTCGTCTTCTTAGTCTTCATAG GTTTGATTGTCCTGCTGGTCCTTCTGGTACTCATccgctgttgttgctgctgctgtgatGAGAAG CCTAAACGTCAGAGAGTTGGCATCGAGAACATGTGTTTGGAACCATGA
- the smim22 gene encoding small integral membrane protein 22 isoform X2 — protein MGQGSTHEDFESQFNDVISRLESKQFFQSEWDIGFGVVFLVFIGLIVLLVLLVLIRCCCCCCDEKPKRQRVGIENMCLEP, from the exons ATGGGACAAGGAAGCACCCACGAGGACTTTGAGAGTCAGTTCAATGATGTTATTTCCAGACTGGAGTCCAAACAGTTCTTTCAGTCTGAATGGGACATTGGTTTTGGTGTCGTCTTCTTAGTCTTCATAG GTTTGATTGTCCTGCTGGTCCTTCTGGTACTCATccgctgttgttgctgctgctgtgatGAGAAG CCTAAACGTCAGAGAGTTGGCATCGAGAACATGTGTTTGGAACCATGA
- the cog1 gene encoding conserved oligomeric Golgi complex subunit 1 isoform X1, whose protein sequence is MSDEPASSLRISEIKDPVILFERYNTEDIRGIERKVRGEIEQKREELRQMVGERYRDLIDAADTIGEMRESSASVVQSIQDMYQYCHRLKQGKVCVSSHIPERQWQDSFYTMASQIKLLLEIPERIWSAMEASQYLQATRLYLLCCRLHGLLQLEAGTGGHYSPALTRFPILVRQVATTGHFRSTILLDSKSLLRGRAVSDQAIAEALLSTMLLEDSSPRQALADFLLARKASIHQLLNQPQHGAGIKAQVCSLVELLVTTLFQAYAVFYMHPEGGPRPGEETLSCGLLFSILENVTSTASAAKDKNVLQDDTSTGSWLKYLPPSVTEFQPTLRTLAQPIQREQLQDTLQQWINTCKEDICHGVGSLLVYVKSLKGLAAIRDAVWDLLSADSISQHWNTVCQRLLECRLAIWDDFLQQLFLQRLQAITKEETEEISTSSVQLLTSAVRDLEGQTSNSREAQYEVDVSSYLWSESPGDLPSDAGWVSVAQRGEQQQRSGLAMKTQALTPCVQNFCSSLDAKLKARLDDLQHYLPSKESGPDALSVPISSSGPTEGSSASSFNRFTDTPAVEEALRDGCLTCVHHILSAVRSELATVSPEPSPARLNSVLFMARLCHSMGELCPNLKHCILGQQSGCEAKVTPRQSKKLGKTRAAPQVSAAQAKWAKLKEELLDCSMEAYHVWSSTLSKRLLEKFRTALHADTAGAILTNATNWEDFEIQEEAESGSNVTSKIRLPVQASLFVQSLLFELCVEVNRVGGHALPQPTLQELLQDCLDQALRHYQSLTQRVPREGAFPMTQNRALQMMFDLRYLNTTLSANMEEDKTTKFHQDPRMQEVCDWLESHIDPFDLDVFTPPLNANLSRLSQRTSVLFGLVTGSEKQFAPRSSSVNSQEPYNILPMANTQIRFGLLPISMYDGRKLKSSAKGSSEPHQLPIPSSSADSLESFQPGSLFRQMAEEEDTNSQSLFKLGWLSGMSK, encoded by the exons ATGTCTGATGAACCGGCATCGTCTCTCCGGATATCGGAAATCAAGGATCCGGTGATCTTGTTCGAGCGCTACAACACCGAAGACATCCGCGGCATTGAGCGGAAAGTCCGCGGGGAAATCGAGCAGAAAAGGGAGGAACTGAGACAGATGGTGGGGGAGCGCTACCGGGATCTGATTGACGCCGCCGACACAATCGGAGAGATGAGGGAGAGCTCGGCGAGTGTTGTCCAGTCCATCCAAGACATGTATCAGTACTGCCACCGACTAAAGCAAGGCAAAGTCTGCGTCAGCAGCCACATTCCAGAG AGGCAGTGGCAGGACAGTTTTTACACTATGGCCTCTCAGATTAAGCTCTTATTGGAGATTCCCGAGCGCATCTGGAGCGCCATGGAGGCCTCCCAGTACCTTCAGGCAACTCGTCTCTACCTGCTGTGTTGTCGTCTGCACGGTCTCCTTCAGTTGGAAGCTGGCACAGGGGGTCATTACAGTCCTGCCCTGACCCGCTTCCCTATCCTTGTCCGCCAAGTAGCCACAACTGGTCACTTCAG GTCCACCATCCTTTTAGACAGTAAGTCTCTGTTGCGGGGTCGTGCAGTGTCTGACCAGGCCATTGCCGAGGCCCTCCTGTCCACGATGCTGCTGGAGGACAGCTCCCCGCGCCAGGCACTTGCTGATTTCTTGTTAGCACGAAAAGCTTCCATCCATCAGTTGCTCAACCAGCCCCAACATG gTGCGGGTATCAAGGCTCAAGTGTGCAGCCTCGTAGAACTGCTGGTGACCACTTTGTTCCAAGCATATGCTGTTTTCTACATGCACCCTGAGGGGGGGCCCAGGCCAGGGGAGGAAACCCTCAGCTGTGGCCTTTTGTTTTCCATCCTGGAAAATGTCACGTCAACTGCATCGGCAG CTAAAGATAAGAATGTGCTTCAGGACGACACAAGTACAGGCAGCTGGTTGAAGTACCTGCCCCCCTCTGTCACGGAGTTCCAGCCGACGCTTCGCACACTTGCGCAGCCAATCCAAAGAGAGCAGCTGCAGGACACCTTACAGCAGTGGATCAATAC ATGTAAGGAGGACATCTGCCATGGTGTTGGTAGCCTTCTGGTCTATGTGAAGAGCCTGAAGGGACTGGCAGCTATTAGAGACGCTGTTTGGGACCTCCTCTCCGCTGATTCCATCAGTCAGCATTGGAACACAGTATGCCAGCGGCTGCTCGAATGCCGTCTGGCCATCTGGGATGACTTCCTTCAACAGCTCTTCCTTCAACGCTTGCAG GCTATAACCAAGGAAGAAACCGAAGAGATCTCAACGAGCTCGGTGCAGCTCCTTACCTCAGCTGTGAGGGATCTTGAGGGACAGACATCCAATAGTCGGGAGGCCCAGTATGAAGTAGACGTGTCTTCCTATTTGTGGTCGGAGTCTCCGGGAGACCTGCCGAGTGATGCAGGTTGGGTCAGCGTGGCCCAGAGGGGGGAACAGCAGCAAAGAAGCGGTTTGGCCATGAAGACCCAGGCGCTGACACCCTGCGTTCAAAACTTTTGCTCTTCCCTGGACGCTAAGCTGAAAGCGCGGCTTGATGATCTCCAACACTACCTTCCGTCCAAGGAGTCAG GCCCAGACGCCCTATCAGTTCCAATTTCATCATCAGGACCTACAGAGGGCTCGTCAGCATCCTCCTTCAACCGCTTCACCGACACGCCGGCAGTGGAGGAGGCTTTACGAGACGGTTGCCTGACCTGCGTTCACCACATTCTCTCCGCCGTCCGTTCCGAATTAGCTACAGTTTCGCCAGAGCCCAGCCCAGCCAGACTGAATTCAGTCCTTTTCATGGCAAGGTTGTGTCACTCTATGGGGGAGCTGTGCCCCAATTTGAAGCACTGCATATTGGGACAACAGAGTGGCTGTGAGGCCAAAGTGACTCCGAGGCAGAGCAAGAAATTGGGCAAAACAAGGGCAGCCCCACAGGTCAGCGCTGCTCAGGCCAAGTGGGCAAAACTGAAAGAGGAGCTTCTCGACTGCAGCATGGAGGCCTACCACGTCTGGAGCTCAACTCTCTCAAAA AGGTTGCTGGAGAAGTTCCGTACAGCTCTTCATGCAGATACCGCCGGTGCCATCTTAACAAACGCGACAAACTGGGAAGATTTCGAGATCCAAGAGGAGGCCGAGTCAGGGAGCAACGTTACATCCAAAATTCGTCTTCCTGTCCAG GCATCATTGTTTGTCCAGTCGCTGCTCTTTGAGCTGTGTGTTGAAGTgaacagggtcgggggtcacgCACTGCCACAACCCACCTTGCAGGAGCTTCTGCAAGACTGTCTGGATCAAGCTTTGAGGCACTACCAAAGCCTCACACAGAGAGTACCCAGG GAAGGAGCCTTTCCAATGACTCAGAACAGAGCATTGCAGATGATGTTTGACCTCCGTTATCTTAACACTACTTTGTCTGCCAATATGGAAGAAGACAAGACCACCAAATTCCATCAAGATCCCAG GATGCAGGAAGTTTGTGATTGGTTGGAGAGTCACATTGACCCTTTTGACCTGGATGTGTTCACACCGCCACTGAATGCAAACCTTAGTCGTCTCTCCCAAAGAACATCG GTACTGTTTGGACTGGTGACTGGCTCAGAAAAGCAGTTTGCTCCGAGGAGCAGCAGTGTCAACTCTCAGGAGCCTTACAACATCCTTCCAATGGCCAACACTCAAATCAG GTTTGGGTTGTTGCCCATCAGCATGTATGATGGGCGCAAATTGAAGTCAAGCGCCAAAGGCTCCAGTGAACCACACCAGCTG CCTATTCCATCATCCTCAGCAGACAGTCTGGAAAGCTTCCAGCCGGGCAGCCTCTTCCGACAGAtggcagaagaagaagacacaAACTCTCAATCTTTATTTAAACTCGGTTGGCTATCTGGCATGAGCAAATAA
- the cog1 gene encoding conserved oligomeric Golgi complex subunit 1 isoform X2 codes for MSDEPASSLRISEIKDPVILFERYNTEDIRGIERKVRGEIEQKREELRQMVGERYRDLIDAADTIGEMRESSASVVQSIQDMYQYCHRLKQGKVCVSSHIPERQWQDSFYTMASQIKLLLEIPERIWSAMEASQYLQATRLYLLCCRLHGLLQLEAGTGGHYSPALTRFPILVRQVATTGHFRSTILLDSKSLLRGRAVSDQAIAEALLSTMLLEDSSPRQALADFLLARKASIHQLLNQPQHGAGIKAQVCSLVELLVTTLFQAYAVFYMHPEGGPRPGEETLSCGLLFSILENVTSTASAAKDKNVLQDDTSTGSWLKYLPPSVTEFQPTLRTLAQPIQREQLQDTLQQWINTCKEDICHGVGSLLVYVKSLKGLAAIRDAVWDLLSADSISQHWNTVCQRLLECRLAIWDDFLQQLFLQRLQAITKEETEEISTSSVQLLTSAVRDLEGQTSNSREAQYEVDVSSYLWSESPGDLPSDAGWVSVAQRGEQQQRSGLAMKTQALTPCVQNFCSSLDAKLKARLDDLQHYLPSKESGPDALSVPISSSGPTEGSSASSFNRFTDTPAVEEALRDGCLTCVHHILSAVRSELATVSPEPSPARLNSVLFMARLCHSMGELCPNLKHCILGQQSGCEAKVTPRQSKKLGKTRAAPQVSAAQAKWAKLKEELLDCSMEAYHVWSSTLSKRLLEKFRTALHADTAGAILTNATNWEDFEIQEEAESGSNVTSKIRLPVQASLFVQSLLFELCVEVNRVGGHALPQPTLQELLQDCLDQALRHYQSLTQRVPREGAFPMTQNRALQMMFDLRYLNTTLSANMEEDKTTKFHQDPRMQEVCDWLESHIDPFDLDVFTPPLNANLSRLSQRTSVLFGLVTGSEKQFAPRSSSVNSQEPYNILPMANTQIRFGLLPISMYDGRKLKSSAKGSSEPHQLTF; via the exons ATGTCTGATGAACCGGCATCGTCTCTCCGGATATCGGAAATCAAGGATCCGGTGATCTTGTTCGAGCGCTACAACACCGAAGACATCCGCGGCATTGAGCGGAAAGTCCGCGGGGAAATCGAGCAGAAAAGGGAGGAACTGAGACAGATGGTGGGGGAGCGCTACCGGGATCTGATTGACGCCGCCGACACAATCGGAGAGATGAGGGAGAGCTCGGCGAGTGTTGTCCAGTCCATCCAAGACATGTATCAGTACTGCCACCGACTAAAGCAAGGCAAAGTCTGCGTCAGCAGCCACATTCCAGAG AGGCAGTGGCAGGACAGTTTTTACACTATGGCCTCTCAGATTAAGCTCTTATTGGAGATTCCCGAGCGCATCTGGAGCGCCATGGAGGCCTCCCAGTACCTTCAGGCAACTCGTCTCTACCTGCTGTGTTGTCGTCTGCACGGTCTCCTTCAGTTGGAAGCTGGCACAGGGGGTCATTACAGTCCTGCCCTGACCCGCTTCCCTATCCTTGTCCGCCAAGTAGCCACAACTGGTCACTTCAG GTCCACCATCCTTTTAGACAGTAAGTCTCTGTTGCGGGGTCGTGCAGTGTCTGACCAGGCCATTGCCGAGGCCCTCCTGTCCACGATGCTGCTGGAGGACAGCTCCCCGCGCCAGGCACTTGCTGATTTCTTGTTAGCACGAAAAGCTTCCATCCATCAGTTGCTCAACCAGCCCCAACATG gTGCGGGTATCAAGGCTCAAGTGTGCAGCCTCGTAGAACTGCTGGTGACCACTTTGTTCCAAGCATATGCTGTTTTCTACATGCACCCTGAGGGGGGGCCCAGGCCAGGGGAGGAAACCCTCAGCTGTGGCCTTTTGTTTTCCATCCTGGAAAATGTCACGTCAACTGCATCGGCAG CTAAAGATAAGAATGTGCTTCAGGACGACACAAGTACAGGCAGCTGGTTGAAGTACCTGCCCCCCTCTGTCACGGAGTTCCAGCCGACGCTTCGCACACTTGCGCAGCCAATCCAAAGAGAGCAGCTGCAGGACACCTTACAGCAGTGGATCAATAC ATGTAAGGAGGACATCTGCCATGGTGTTGGTAGCCTTCTGGTCTATGTGAAGAGCCTGAAGGGACTGGCAGCTATTAGAGACGCTGTTTGGGACCTCCTCTCCGCTGATTCCATCAGTCAGCATTGGAACACAGTATGCCAGCGGCTGCTCGAATGCCGTCTGGCCATCTGGGATGACTTCCTTCAACAGCTCTTCCTTCAACGCTTGCAG GCTATAACCAAGGAAGAAACCGAAGAGATCTCAACGAGCTCGGTGCAGCTCCTTACCTCAGCTGTGAGGGATCTTGAGGGACAGACATCCAATAGTCGGGAGGCCCAGTATGAAGTAGACGTGTCTTCCTATTTGTGGTCGGAGTCTCCGGGAGACCTGCCGAGTGATGCAGGTTGGGTCAGCGTGGCCCAGAGGGGGGAACAGCAGCAAAGAAGCGGTTTGGCCATGAAGACCCAGGCGCTGACACCCTGCGTTCAAAACTTTTGCTCTTCCCTGGACGCTAAGCTGAAAGCGCGGCTTGATGATCTCCAACACTACCTTCCGTCCAAGGAGTCAG GCCCAGACGCCCTATCAGTTCCAATTTCATCATCAGGACCTACAGAGGGCTCGTCAGCATCCTCCTTCAACCGCTTCACCGACACGCCGGCAGTGGAGGAGGCTTTACGAGACGGTTGCCTGACCTGCGTTCACCACATTCTCTCCGCCGTCCGTTCCGAATTAGCTACAGTTTCGCCAGAGCCCAGCCCAGCCAGACTGAATTCAGTCCTTTTCATGGCAAGGTTGTGTCACTCTATGGGGGAGCTGTGCCCCAATTTGAAGCACTGCATATTGGGACAACAGAGTGGCTGTGAGGCCAAAGTGACTCCGAGGCAGAGCAAGAAATTGGGCAAAACAAGGGCAGCCCCACAGGTCAGCGCTGCTCAGGCCAAGTGGGCAAAACTGAAAGAGGAGCTTCTCGACTGCAGCATGGAGGCCTACCACGTCTGGAGCTCAACTCTCTCAAAA AGGTTGCTGGAGAAGTTCCGTACAGCTCTTCATGCAGATACCGCCGGTGCCATCTTAACAAACGCGACAAACTGGGAAGATTTCGAGATCCAAGAGGAGGCCGAGTCAGGGAGCAACGTTACATCCAAAATTCGTCTTCCTGTCCAG GCATCATTGTTTGTCCAGTCGCTGCTCTTTGAGCTGTGTGTTGAAGTgaacagggtcgggggtcacgCACTGCCACAACCCACCTTGCAGGAGCTTCTGCAAGACTGTCTGGATCAAGCTTTGAGGCACTACCAAAGCCTCACACAGAGAGTACCCAGG GAAGGAGCCTTTCCAATGACTCAGAACAGAGCATTGCAGATGATGTTTGACCTCCGTTATCTTAACACTACTTTGTCTGCCAATATGGAAGAAGACAAGACCACCAAATTCCATCAAGATCCCAG GATGCAGGAAGTTTGTGATTGGTTGGAGAGTCACATTGACCCTTTTGACCTGGATGTGTTCACACCGCCACTGAATGCAAACCTTAGTCGTCTCTCCCAAAGAACATCG GTACTGTTTGGACTGGTGACTGGCTCAGAAAAGCAGTTTGCTCCGAGGAGCAGCAGTGTCAACTCTCAGGAGCCTTACAACATCCTTCCAATGGCCAACACTCAAATCAG GTTTGGGTTGTTGCCCATCAGCATGTATGATGGGCGCAAATTGAAGTCAAGCGCCAAAGGCTCCAGTGAACCACACCAGCTG ACATTTTGA
- the rgs9a gene encoding regulator of G-protein signaling 9a → MTIRTARPDRVQHFRRLQCLKKLDAIVVEMQDPKSGLKGSEQKLNVTTIPHVIAGKDIIAWITNKMKITVEEAQTFGTMLVAYGYIYALENHKKLVMCNDNSLYRFQTPYFWPTQNWVADDTDYAIYLAKRNIRKQGMLEPYEQADYNHLHKWLFHKWDFIVMQATEQYKASRERKKPDRVVFDCQERAYWIVNRPPRRTHSALDIGPDRLIDPNTDEKITFDQYRRMNMFYQQAIMRSKVKSSVSLGALVKYITTYKNHDPFLAPCLPSNPWQTDNDSYWNLNMRRVDVPTKMRVERWSFSLFELLTDLRGRDDFKIFLKKEFSGENLAFWEAAEELKWGTSASMSTKAETIFKTFLAPGAPRWINIDGRTMGLTVKGLDHPHRYVLEAAQTHVFLLMKKDTFFRYLKSPVYKDIQKKALNPEPHNFSQAQLEQNAQNRSPGIHPIILWKQEEEENAKAAAASAPVDVKAMMSKIDRKK, encoded by the exons ATGACAATCAGAACAGCCCGTCCAGACCGAGTGCAACATTTTCGACGTCTGCAGTGTCTGAAAAAG TTGGATGCCATTGTGGTTGAGATGCAAGACCCCAAAAGTGGTCTTAAAGGCTCTGAACAAAAACTCAATGTCACCACCATTCCACATGTCATTGCTG GTAAAGACATCATTGCATGGATTACAAACAAGATGAAGATCACTGTAGAAG AGGCCCAGACCTTTGGAACCATGTTAGTGGCCTATGGTTACATCTATGCCCTGGAGAACCACAAGAAACTGGTCATGTGCAATGACAACAGCCTTTATCGGTTTcag ACGCCATACTTTTGGCCTACGCAAAATTGGGTTGCAGATGATACGGACTATG ctaTTTACCTGGCAAAGAGAAACATCCGCAAGCAAGGCATGCTGGAACCTTACGAACAG gcagattaCAACCACCTGCATAAATGGCTATTCCACAAGTGGGATTTTATCGTGATGCAGGCCACCGAGCAATACAA aGCTAGTAGAGAGAGAAAGAAGCCAGATCGTGTTGTGTTTGATTGCCAGGAGAGAGCTTACTGGATTGTGAACAGACCACCA CGTCGTACTCATAGCGCTTTGGATATTGGCCCAGACCGCCTTATTGATCCTAACACAGACGAG AAAATCACATTTGATCAATACAGACGCATG AACATGTTCTACCAGCAAGCCATCATGAGGTCAAAAGTCAAATCCAGTGTGTCGCTTGGGGC ATTGGTTAAGTATATTACAACCTACAAAAACCATGATCCCTTCCTGGCACCTTGCCTACCCAGCAACCCCTGGCAGACAGACAATGACTCTTACTGGAATCTCAATATGAGAAG GGTTGATGTTCCGACAAAAATGCGAGTGGAGCGTTGGTCCTTCAGCTTGTTTGAATTACTGACTGATCTGCGAGGCAGGGACGACTTCAAGATCTTCCTAAAGAAGGAGTTTagtg GGGAGAATCTAGCCTTCTGGGAAGCAGCTGAGGAGCTTAAGTGGGGAACTTCAGCTTCCATGTCAACCAAAGCTGAGACCATCTTTAA gaccTTTCTGGCCCCTGGTGCCCCCCGCTGGATCAACATTGATGGCAGGACTATGGGTCTGACAGTGAAAGGCCTGGACCATCCTCACCGCTATGTGCTGGAGGCTGCACAAACACATGTCTTCTTGCTCATGAAAAAGGATACTTTCTTCCGTTACCTCAAGTCACCAGTGTACAAGGACATTCAGAAGAAGGCATTGAACCCTGAGCCTCATAACTTCAG TCAAGCCCAGTTGGAGCAAAACGCTCAGAATCGAAGCCCAGGTATCCATCCCATCATCCTTTGGaagcaagaagaagaggaaaatgcaaaggctgctgctgcctcagctcCTGTCGATGTCAAAGCCATGATGAGTAAAATTGACAGAAAGAAGTAA
- the gna13b gene encoding guanine nucleotide-binding protein subunit alpha-13b isoform X2, whose amino-acid sequence MADFLPSRSVLSVCFPNCLLTSGEAEQLRKSKEIDKCLIRDKTYVKRLVKILLLGAGESGKSTFLKQMRIIHGQDFNQRAKEEFRATIYSNVIKGIRVLVDAREKLHIPWGNLSNQRHGDMLMAFDTRSMVAHGHGMVQPKVFQHYLPSIKALWDDQGIQNAYDRRREFQLGESVRYFLDNLEKLGQSDYLPSQQDILLARKPTKGIHEYDFEIKNVPFKMVDVGGQRSERRRWFECFDSVTSILFLVSSSEYDQVLMEDRQTNRLSESLNIFETIVNNRVFINVSIILFLNKTDLLEEKVKQGTNVT is encoded by the exons ATGGCGGACTTCCTGCCGTCCCGCTCTGTTTTATCTGTCTGTTTCCCAAACTGTCTCCTCACTAGCGGCGAGGCAGAGCAGCTGCGGAAATCTAAAGAGATAGATAAATGTCTTATTCGAGACAAAACATATGTTAAAAGGCTAGTTAAAATCCTTTTACTTGGAGCAGGCGAGAGCGGTAAGTCTACTTTCCTCAAGCAGATGCGCATTATCCATGGGCAGGACTTCAATCAGAGGGCCAAAGAAGAATTCAGAGCAACTATTTACAGCAATGTTATTAAAG GCATTCGAGTTTTGGTGGATGCTCGAGAGAAACTTCACATTCCTTGGGGCAACTTGTCCAATCAACGCCATGGAGATATGTTGATGGCGTTTGACACTCGATCTATGGTGGCCCACGGCCACGGTATGGTGCAACCCAAAGTTTTTCAACATTACTTGCCATCAATTAAGGCCCTATGGGATGACCAGGGAATCCAGAATGCTTATGACCGTCGCAGAGAATTTCAATTG GGGGAGTCAGTCAGGTATTTCCTGGACAATTTGGAAAAGCTTGGACAGTCG GACTACCTCCCGAGCCAGCAGGACATCCTCTTGGCCCGAAAACCCACCAAGGGCATCCACGAGTACGACTTTGAGATTAAGAATGTGCCTTTCAAAATGGTGGATGTAGGAGGTCAGCGTTCAGAGAGGCGGCGCTGGTTTGAATGCTTCGATTCCGTCACGTCCATCCTTTTTCTTGTCTCCTCCTCGGAATATGATCAG GTCTTGATGGAAGACAGGCAAACCAACCGTCTGAGCGAGTCCCTCAACATCTTCGAGACCATCGTCAACAACCGAGTGTTCATCAACGTCTCCATCATCTTATTCTTGAACAAGACGGACCTGCTGGAGGAAAAAGTCAAGCAG gggACCAATGTGACATGA
- the gna13b gene encoding guanine nucleotide-binding protein subunit alpha-13b isoform X1, translating into MADFLPSRSVLSVCFPNCLLTSGEAEQLRKSKEIDKCLIRDKTYVKRLVKILLLGAGESGKSTFLKQMRIIHGQDFNQRAKEEFRATIYSNVIKGIRVLVDAREKLHIPWGNLSNQRHGDMLMAFDTRSMVAHGHGMVQPKVFQHYLPSIKALWDDQGIQNAYDRRREFQLGESVRYFLDNLEKLGQSDYLPSQQDILLARKPTKGIHEYDFEIKNVPFKMVDVGGQRSERRRWFECFDSVTSILFLVSSSEYDQVLMEDRQTNRLSESLNIFETIVNNRVFINVSIILFLNKTDLLEEKVKQVSIKDYFGEYSGDPKSLADVQAFLVECFRKKRREQQQKPLYHHFTTAINTENIRLVFRDVKDTILHDNLKQLMLQ; encoded by the exons ATGGCGGACTTCCTGCCGTCCCGCTCTGTTTTATCTGTCTGTTTCCCAAACTGTCTCCTCACTAGCGGCGAGGCAGAGCAGCTGCGGAAATCTAAAGAGATAGATAAATGTCTTATTCGAGACAAAACATATGTTAAAAGGCTAGTTAAAATCCTTTTACTTGGAGCAGGCGAGAGCGGTAAGTCTACTTTCCTCAAGCAGATGCGCATTATCCATGGGCAGGACTTCAATCAGAGGGCCAAAGAAGAATTCAGAGCAACTATTTACAGCAATGTTATTAAAG GCATTCGAGTTTTGGTGGATGCTCGAGAGAAACTTCACATTCCTTGGGGCAACTTGTCCAATCAACGCCATGGAGATATGTTGATGGCGTTTGACACTCGATCTATGGTGGCCCACGGCCACGGTATGGTGCAACCCAAAGTTTTTCAACATTACTTGCCATCAATTAAGGCCCTATGGGATGACCAGGGAATCCAGAATGCTTATGACCGTCGCAGAGAATTTCAATTG GGGGAGTCAGTCAGGTATTTCCTGGACAATTTGGAAAAGCTTGGACAGTCG GACTACCTCCCGAGCCAGCAGGACATCCTCTTGGCCCGAAAACCCACCAAGGGCATCCACGAGTACGACTTTGAGATTAAGAATGTGCCTTTCAAAATGGTGGATGTAGGAGGTCAGCGTTCAGAGAGGCGGCGCTGGTTTGAATGCTTCGATTCCGTCACGTCCATCCTTTTTCTTGTCTCCTCCTCGGAATATGATCAG GTCTTGATGGAAGACAGGCAAACCAACCGTCTGAGCGAGTCCCTCAACATCTTCGAGACCATCGTCAACAACCGAGTGTTCATCAACGTCTCCATCATCTTATTCTTGAACAAGACGGACCTGCTGGAGGAAAAAGTCAAGCAGGTATCCATCAAAGACTACTTTGGCGAGTACTCGGGCGACCCCAAAAGCCTGGCGGACGTCCAGGCCTTCTTGGTGGAGTGTTTTCGCAAAAAGCGGCgagagcagcagcagaagccttTATACCACCACTTCACCACCGCTATCAACACTGAGAACATCCGCCTGGTCTTCCGCGACGTTAAGGACACCATCCTGCATGACAACCTCAAGCAGCTGATGCTGCAGTGA